The following are encoded together in the bacterium genome:
- a CDS encoding FAD-dependent oxidoreductase has product MSSIGTDMNPLRVAIIGSGPSGFYAVDHLLKQKNLTVEIDMFDRLPTPYGLVRGGVAPDHQKIKAVTKVYEKIAQHPLFRFYGNVTFGKDILHEDIISFYHAVIYAVGAQSDRQMEISGESLSGSHAATEFVAWYNGHPDYQHFKFDLSQEKVAVIGNGNVAMDVARILASSYEELRRTDISDEALEQLRTSRVKEIYLVGRRGPAQAAFTNPEIKELGEMEASDIHVDPKEIEIDDLTTEVIRTAADSNVNRNIEILLDYSRRPLMEKPKRIIMKFLWSPVELIGSQKVEAIKLVKNKLYKSDDGSLRPKPTDHFETIKVGLVFRSIGYKGIPLPGVPFDEKNGIIPNQEGRVKDRIGEYVVGWIKRGPSGVIGTNKPDSQATVEKVLQDVSEKRMLQPMNPSRKKMEEFLAKRNVRFVSFDDWLLIDRTELARGADEHRPRIKFTNTNAMLELIQKK; this is encoded by the coding sequence ATGAGTTCTATTGGAACTGACATGAATCCTCTTCGCGTGGCCATTATCGGGTCGGGTCCTTCCGGTTTTTATGCTGTCGATCATTTGCTGAAACAAAAGAACCTTACGGTTGAAATCGACATGTTCGATCGATTGCCGACGCCGTATGGATTGGTAAGAGGAGGAGTTGCTCCGGATCATCAGAAAATAAAAGCTGTCACCAAAGTTTATGAAAAGATCGCTCAACATCCGTTATTTCGTTTTTATGGTAATGTCACATTTGGTAAAGATATTCTGCATGAAGATATAATATCTTTTTATCATGCGGTGATTTATGCTGTCGGCGCTCAATCGGACCGGCAAATGGAAATTTCCGGGGAAAGCTTGTCGGGAAGCCACGCAGCGACAGAATTTGTAGCGTGGTACAATGGTCATCCCGATTATCAACATTTTAAATTTGATTTATCGCAGGAAAAAGTTGCGGTGATCGGTAATGGTAACGTCGCGATGGACGTCGCACGTATTTTGGCGAGTTCTTACGAGGAATTACGCCGGACGGATATTTCCGATGAGGCTCTAGAGCAATTGAGAACAAGCCGTGTTAAAGAAATATATCTGGTTGGTCGTCGAGGCCCTGCGCAAGCGGCATTCACTAATCCCGAGATCAAAGAGTTGGGTGAAATGGAAGCTTCAGACATTCATGTAGATCCCAAAGAAATCGAGATTGACGATCTGACTACCGAGGTTATAAGAACAGCAGCCGATTCGAACGTTAATCGTAACATTGAGATTTTGTTGGATTATTCCCGCAGGCCTTTAATGGAGAAGCCGAAAAGAATCATCATGAAATTTTTATGGTCGCCGGTCGAATTGATTGGCAGCCAAAAAGTCGAGGCGATCAAGTTAGTTAAAAACAAGTTATACAAAAGCGATGACGGCTCGTTACGGCCAAAACCGACGGATCATTTTGAAACGATTAAGGTAGGATTGGTATTTCGATCGATCGGATATAAAGGCATTCCGTTGCCGGGAGTTCCGTTTGATGAAAAAAACGGGATTATCCCTAATCAAGAAGGCCGTGTCAAAGATCGTATCGGTGAATATGTTGTCGGATGGATCAAACGCGGGCCGTCAGGCGTGATCGGAACTAATAAGCCTGATTCGCAAGCAACCGTTGAGAAAGTTTTACAAGATGTATCCGAAAAGCGCATGCTTCAACCGATGAATCCTTCGCGAAAAAAAATGGAAGAATTTCTGGCCAAACGTAACGTGCGATTTGTATCGTTTGATGATTGGCTGCTCATTGACCGAACGGAACTGGCGCGCGGAGCGGACGAACATCGGCCAAGAATTAAATTTACGAATACCAATGCAATGCTAGAGTTGATTCAAAAAAAATAA
- the ahcY gene encoding adenosylhomocysteinase, with translation MSVAEKMKTEYLPYKVKDISLAEWGRKEIKLAEAEMPGLMAIREEYGKQKPLKGTRIAGCLHMTIQTAVLIETLVELGAEVTWSSCNIFSTQDHAAAAIAAAGIPVYAWKGMNAEEFDWCIEQTLFFGPDRKPLNMILDDGGDLTNMVLDKYPELAKGVKGISEETTTGVHRLYERVAKGTLPMPAINVNDSVTKSKFDNKYGCRESLVDAIRRATDLMLAGKVAIVAGFGDVGKGSAESLSSAGVRVIVTEIDPICALQAAMEGYEVKTMDEAVKEADIIVTATGNCDIIVDRHFKAMKHNAVVCNIGHFDIEIDMDWLNKNYGKTKDTIKPQVDKYTVDGKDIIVLAEGRLVNLGCAMGHPSFVMSNSFTNQVLAQIELWNYSNKYENKVYTLPKHLDEKVARLHLQKIGVKLEMMSKKQADYIGVKVEGPFKPDWYRY, from the coding sequence ATGTCTGTAGCAGAAAAAATGAAGACAGAATATTTACCCTATAAAGTCAAAGATATATCTCTTGCAGAATGGGGACGGAAGGAAATTAAACTGGCCGAAGCGGAAATGCCTGGCCTTATGGCCATCCGTGAAGAATATGGCAAACAGAAGCCCCTCAAAGGCACCCGCATTGCCGGTTGCCTTCATATGACCATACAAACGGCGGTACTGATTGAAACATTAGTCGAACTTGGCGCGGAAGTAACATGGTCATCGTGCAATATTTTTTCTACACAAGATCATGCGGCTGCCGCAATCGCCGCAGCAGGAATTCCTGTATATGCATGGAAAGGTATGAACGCTGAAGAATTTGACTGGTGTATCGAACAGACGTTATTTTTCGGGCCGGATCGCAAACCATTGAATATGATTTTGGACGACGGCGGCGATCTCACCAACATGGTTTTGGACAAATATCCTGAATTGGCCAAAGGCGTCAAAGGTATTTCCGAAGAAACGACGACCGGTGTGCATCGTCTTTACGAACGCGTCGCCAAAGGAACGCTACCGATGCCAGCCATCAACGTCAATGATTCCGTAACCAAATCAAAATTCGACAATAAATATGGCTGCCGCGAATCATTGGTCGACGCGATCCGTCGCGCAACGGATCTGATGCTCGCCGGTAAAGTGGCTATTGTCGCCGGTTTTGGCGACGTCGGCAAAGGTTCAGCCGAATCGCTCAGCAGCGCCGGCGTACGCGTGATCGTAACGGAAATCGATCCCATTTGTGCATTGCAAGCGGCCATGGAAGGTTATGAAGTCAAAACGATGGATGAAGCCGTTAAAGAAGCCGACATTATCGTCACCGCAACTGGCAATTGCGACATCATCGTTGATCGGCATTTCAAAGCCATGAAACATAATGCCGTTGTCTGCAATATCGGACACTTCGATATTGAAATTGATATGGATTGGCTCAATAAAAATTACGGCAAAACTAAAGATACGATCAAGCCGCAAGTCGATAAATATACGGTTGACGGCAAAGATATCATCGTTCTCGCCGAAGGCCGCTTAGTCAACCTCGGTTGCGCGATGGGACATCCTTCGTTCGTCATGTCCAACTCATTTACCAATCAAGTTCTGGCTCAAATCGAACTTTGGAATTATTCCAATAAATACGAGAATAAAGTTTATACTTTACCAAAACATCTTGATGAAAAAGTTGCACGTTTGCATCTCCAAAAAATCGGCGTGAAACTTGAAATGATGAGCAAAAAGCAAGCGGATTATATCGGTGTAAAAGTCGAAGGACCTTTCAAACCCGATTGGTACCGCTATTAA
- a CDS encoding homocysteine S-methyltransferase family protein, giving the protein MKSFLELVNEKILIFDGATGTNLQSQNLTADDFGGEEYNGCNEYLLLSKPSAMEKVHIDFLKAGADVIETNSFGSSSIVLAEYNLQNRAYELSKLSAELAKKCAHQFSTPDKPRFVAASIGPTTKLPSLQHIDYKTMHQSFYEQMAGLLDGGADILSIETCQDILQTKIALTAAQDLFKDRKKKIPVIVSVTVETTGTMLMGTEIGAALTSIEPFDIVDVFGMNCATGPQEMSENIRYLCQNSPKPVFCMPNAGIPENIGGKAHYHLSADELKKWLSHFSKDLGVNIVGGCCGTTPEHIQVLAEALSNTAPKARAWNYTPSVASIYAPAPMHIDPPPVIIGERTNANGSKKFKELLIAENYDEMVSMAKEQVREGAHVLDVCVAYVGRNEVKDMEEAITRFNTQVSIPVMIDSTEYPVIERALQLLGGRAIVNSINLEDGEERMEHVLPLCKRYGAAVVALTIDEKGMAKTREEKFAIAKRIHDLAIDKYGMREEDLIFDTLTFTLGSGEEEFRKAGIETIEAIRMIKQALPKVKTLLGVSNISFGLNPQARHVINSVFLHYAIEAGLDMAIVNAQKIMPLYKIDEKERELARQLIFDERRWEAVA; this is encoded by the coding sequence ATGAAATCGTTTTTAGAACTTGTTAACGAAAAAATTTTAATTTTCGACGGCGCAACAGGAACCAATCTTCAGTCACAGAATCTGACCGCGGACGATTTTGGCGGCGAAGAATATAATGGCTGCAACGAATATTTACTTCTCAGCAAGCCTTCAGCCATGGAAAAAGTTCATATTGATTTCCTGAAAGCCGGAGCTGACGTAATCGAAACCAATTCGTTCGGATCGTCGTCGATTGTTTTAGCCGAATACAATTTACAGAACCGCGCATACGAATTGAGCAAGCTGTCGGCCGAATTGGCTAAAAAATGCGCCCATCAATTTTCGACTCCTGACAAGCCACGTTTCGTAGCGGCTTCCATTGGTCCTACTACGAAATTACCTTCTCTGCAGCATATCGATTATAAAACGATGCATCAGTCTTTTTATGAACAAATGGCCGGCTTATTAGACGGTGGCGCAGATATATTGAGCATCGAAACTTGTCAGGATATTTTACAGACGAAAATCGCTCTTACTGCCGCTCAGGATCTTTTCAAAGATCGAAAGAAAAAAATTCCGGTCATTGTCTCGGTCACAGTTGAAACGACGGGAACGATGCTGATGGGAACCGAAATCGGCGCCGCGTTGACGTCGATCGAGCCTTTTGACATCGTCGACGTATTCGGAATGAATTGCGCAACCGGCCCGCAGGAAATGTCCGAAAATATCCGTTATCTCTGCCAAAATTCGCCCAAACCGGTTTTCTGTATGCCTAATGCCGGAATACCTGAAAATATCGGTGGAAAAGCGCATTATCATCTTTCTGCGGATGAATTAAAAAAATGGCTTTCGCATTTTTCCAAAGATCTCGGCGTTAACATTGTTGGCGGTTGTTGTGGTACGACGCCGGAACATATTCAAGTTCTGGCCGAAGCTTTGTCCAATACAGCACCAAAGGCCCGCGCATGGAACTATACACCCTCCGTCGCTTCGATTTATGCGCCGGCACCGATGCACATCGATCCACCGCCCGTCATCATCGGCGAGCGCACGAATGCGAATGGATCGAAAAAATTTAAAGAACTGCTGATCGCTGAAAATTATGACGAAATGGTTTCCATGGCCAAAGAGCAGGTCCGGGAAGGCGCGCATGTACTTGACGTTTGTGTCGCGTACGTCGGCCGCAATGAGGTCAAAGACATGGAGGAAGCCATCACGCGGTTTAACACGCAAGTGTCGATTCCCGTTATGATTGATTCGACGGAATATCCGGTAATCGAACGCGCCTTGCAACTTCTCGGTGGACGCGCTATTGTCAACTCGATCAATCTTGAGGACGGCGAAGAAAGAATGGAACATGTACTGCCGTTATGCAAACGTTATGGCGCGGCGGTCGTCGCACTGACGATCGATGAAAAAGGAATGGCCAAAACACGTGAAGAAAAATTTGCAATCGCCAAACGCATTCACGATCTGGCAATCGATAAATACGGCATGCGCGAAGAAGACCTGATTTTTGATACGCTTACTTTTACTCTTGGATCAGGCGAAGAGGAATTTCGTAAAGCAGGTATTGAAACGATTGAAGCAATCCGTATGATCAAACAAGCTCTTCCAAAAGTCAAAACATTGCTCGGTGTCAGCAATATTTCATTTGGATTAAATCCTCAAGCACGGCATGTTATTAATTCCGTCTTTTTGCATTACGCCATAGAAGCCGGACTCGATATGGCTATTGTGAATGCACAGAAAATCATGCCTTTGTACAAAATTGATGAAAAAGAACGCGAATTAGCCCGTCAGTTGATCTTTGACGAACGCCGGTGGGAAGCTGTTGCTTAG
- a CDS encoding peptide-binding protein: MRYSQIVAGLLLMVCLSCGTGKNPSPIVVAIKADADQINPVTHVTAFGRILCTGVLPRLMESEFDSASGLVRYSPLLAKNYELSQDGKSLTYHLRTDWKWEDGVPVTAKDIKFTFELIQHPDVASPKKEHLQMFENGEGENLDKAIEIPDDSTVVFHFKKPYALQLYDTNLQPGFLPYHLLKDVRPSELRQHSFNSKPLSAGPFKVQEWKKQEQIVFVRNTNVPLSAKTDRIVFRVIPEYTTRLTALKTGEADVMYPINPQDVPELRKSGIRIDVMRSRYYDYVGWQNIDQKVYHESNGKIIKPHPLFGDKRVRRALTIAINREEIIDGFLGEFGRPAVSPISPLYKWALNDTLKPLPYDANASKKLLAEAGWIDHDGDGILDKDGNKFEFELYYDAGNERREFAALIIHKNLEAIGIRADIRQVETNVFYDNELKKNYDAFISGIGVTLQIDPTSEWHSDLQSNLYNDVSYQNAEVDRLIEEGKNVRSSVDAAETWKKFQAIIYNDQPATFLFWRDEIVGYNPKIQNTHTSILGEIDKFWLWTIGSEQ; the protein is encoded by the coding sequence ATGCGATATTCTCAAATTGTAGCTGGCTTATTACTAATGGTGTGCCTGTCGTGCGGAACCGGAAAAAATCCATCGCCCATTGTTGTCGCGATTAAAGCGGATGCCGATCAAATCAATCCGGTCACGCACGTGACGGCATTCGGTCGGATTTTATGTACCGGAGTTCTGCCACGTCTGATGGAATCAGAATTCGATTCGGCATCGGGACTTGTCCGTTATTCACCATTATTAGCTAAAAATTATGAGCTTTCTCAAGACGGAAAATCCCTTACCTATCATTTACGCACTGATTGGAAATGGGAAGATGGAGTTCCGGTCACGGCGAAAGATATTAAATTTACTTTCGAATTAATACAACATCCGGATGTCGCCAGCCCTAAGAAAGAACATTTGCAAATGTTTGAGAATGGAGAAGGGGAAAATTTAGATAAAGCGATTGAGATTCCCGACGATTCAACGGTTGTGTTCCATTTTAAAAAGCCATATGCGCTTCAATTATACGATACGAATCTTCAGCCGGGTTTTCTGCCGTATCATTTACTCAAAGATGTCAGACCGTCGGAATTGCGCCAACATTCATTTAATTCTAAACCTCTTTCTGCAGGACCCTTTAAAGTTCAGGAATGGAAAAAACAAGAGCAGATAGTGTTTGTACGCAATACAAACGTTCCGTTATCTGCGAAAACAGATCGGATTGTTTTCCGTGTAATACCGGAATACACGACACGCCTGACAGCTTTAAAAACCGGTGAAGCCGATGTGATGTATCCGATCAATCCACAAGACGTTCCGGAGTTGCGAAAATCAGGTATTCGCATCGACGTCATGCGTTCTCGTTATTATGATTATGTCGGATGGCAGAACATCGATCAAAAAGTTTATCATGAAAGCAACGGTAAGATTATCAAGCCTCATCCGCTGTTTGGTGATAAACGTGTGCGACGGGCTTTGACGATCGCGATTAATCGCGAGGAGATTATTGATGGTTTTTTGGGCGAATTCGGGCGTCCAGCCGTATCACCGATTTCTCCTCTTTATAAATGGGCTTTGAATGACACGTTGAAACCATTGCCGTACGATGCCAATGCATCTAAAAAACTTTTAGCTGAGGCCGGATGGATCGATCATGACGGCGACGGTATTTTGGATAAAGATGGGAATAAATTTGAATTTGAGTTGTATTACGATGCCGGAAATGAGCGGCGTGAATTTGCCGCCTTAATCATTCACAAAAATCTCGAAGCTATCGGAATCCGGGCAGATATCCGGCAGGTTGAAACGAATGTTTTTTACGACAATGAATTGAAGAAAAATTATGACGCATTTATTTCTGGAATCGGCGTGACCCTTCAGATCGACCCTACCAGCGAATGGCATTCCGATCTTCAATCAAATCTATACAATGATGTTTCGTATCAAAATGCAGAAGTTGATCGATTGATCGAAGAAGGTAAGAATGTCCGATCGTCGGTTGACGCCGCTGAAACATGGAAAAAATTTCAAGCGATTATTTATAATGATCAACCGGCAACGTTTTTATTTTGGAGAGATGAAATCGTCGGGTATAACCCAAAAATTCAAAACACCCACACCAGTATTTTAGGAGAGATTGATAAATTTTGGCTTTGGACAATTGGCAGTGAACAATGA